A DNA window from Helianthus annuus cultivar XRQ/B chromosome 15, HanXRQr2.0-SUNRISE, whole genome shotgun sequence contains the following coding sequences:
- the LOC110910834 gene encoding protein ALTERED PHOSPHATE STARVATION RESPONSE 1, with translation MGVSHSKGERCEALRLCKERKKFIKKAIDSRYDFAAAHLAYVQSLREIGIALRRFAEAEVLLDSSPPTETDKTPAHSPHPSPSPPHTVGADAGPSGSPRQLPESRVSYMRSGGSNAVTVSLNPSVIDISSRVYVDDVDSMPFAMPPPPPPPESASSWDYFDPADENESFRFVGHDGFHVNFDDMSVHKQFSVKDSDIHEVSHEGFATPPEPTKKDDNSVAASNSEAKTSELDDGGDPAAGALMCRTSQAESNKDSCLTEGEREDPSEFITHRAKDFLSSIKEIESRFFRASESGKEVSRMLEVDKTRVGYSESKGSSTASTLLCVNCYKGKTALVSHDVANIITWKRSVSLHSSSSRNPLAPTSKDVSDDSGSEFLEEFCMIAGSHSSTLDRLYAWERKLYDEVKASESIRKVYDRKCDQLRHQFAKDLKSHVIDKTRALVKDLHSRIIVALHTVDSISKRIEKMRDEELQPQLLELIQGLNRMWKAMLECHHAQYITISLAYHLKKSKTQEETKKQIMDELQHKIECFGLSFADMVNSQTSYVESINGWVQNCIIQPKQSTKRRAFSPRRTTGPPLFVICRDWSAGIQGLPAQQLSDAIKAFLSHLQQHSVDEPETGLNGEEDNGEEATPNDDETSVKLRSMHASLTKVLDGLTKFAECSLKMYEDIKQKSEKAQNAYSNYRPPRAYSI, from the exons ATGGGGGTATCACATTCAAAAGGAGAGAGATGTGAAGCTCTGCGTTTAtgcaaagaaagaaagaaattcaTCAAAAAAGCAATCGATTCACGGTATGATTTTGCAGCAGCTCATCTTGCTTATGTTCAATCACTTCGTGAAATCGGTATAGCCCTACGTAGATTCGCAGAGGCTGAAGTGTTGTTAGATTCATCTCCCCCCACTGAAACTGACAAAACCCCTGCACATTCACCACACCCATCACCGTCTCCACCGCACACCGTCGGTGCTGATGCCGGTCCTAGCGGCAGTCCACGTCAGCTTCCTGAGTCAAGAGTGAGTTACATGAGGTCTGGTGGGAGTAATGCAGTGACAGTTAGTCTTAACCCATCTGTGATCGATATTAGCTCTAGGGTTTATGTAGATGATGTCGATTCGATGCCGTTCGCAATGCCACCGCCCCCACCCCCACCCGAATCAGCATCTTCTTGGGACTATTTCGATCCGGCTGACGAAAACGAGAGCTTTCGATTCGTGGGTCATGATGGGTTCCATGTGAATTTCGATGATATGAGCGTGCACAAACAGTTTAGCGTTAAAGATTCTGATATACACGAAGTGTCTCATGAAGGGTTTGCGACACCTCCCGAACCTACGAAAAAGGATGATAATTCGGTTGCTGCTTCGAATAGTGAAGCGAAAACGAGTGAACTAGATGACGGAGGTGATCCTGCTGCTGGAGCTTTGATGTGCAGAACTTCTCAAGCGGAATCGAACAAGGATAGTTGTTTGACCGAGGGAGAAAGGGAGGATCCTTCGGAGTTTATTACACATCGCGCTAAAGATTTTCTTTCTAGCATCAAAGAAATCGAGAGTCGGTTCTTTCGCGCTTCTGAATCTGGGAAAGAGGTTTCGAGAATGCTTGAGGTGGATAAAACTCGCGTTGGTTACTCCGAGTCTAAAG GTAGCTCAACCGCATCAACTCTGTTGTGCGTTAATTGTTATAAAGGAAAAACGGCACTTGTTTCACATG ATGTGGCGAATATCATTACGTGGAAACGATCTGTGTCATTACATTCATCGTCTTCACGAAACCCTCTGGCACCAACGTCAAAAGATGTTAGTGATGATAGTGGAAGCGAATTTCTTGAAGAGTTTTGCATGATCGCGGGAAGCCATTCTTCGACTCTTGATAGACTATATGCATGGGAAAGGAAACTCTATGATGAAGTGAAG GCCAGTGAATCCATCAGGAAAGTGTATGACAGAAAGTGTGACCAGCTTAGACACCAATTTGCAAAGGATCTAAAAAGTCACGTGATCGATAAAACACGTGCTCTTGTGAAAGATCTTCATTCAAGAATCATTGTTGCACTGCATACCGTTGATTCCATATCAAAACGGATTGAGAAAATGAGAGACGAAGAGTTGCAGCCGCAGCTTTTAGAACTCATTCAAGG ATTAAACCGGATGTGGAAAGCGATGCTGGAGTGCCATCACGCGCAGTATATAACAATCTCATTAGCTTACCACTTGAAGAAATCAAAAACTCAAGAAGAAACAAAGAAGCAGATTATGGACGAGCTTCAACACAAGATTGAATGCTTCGGTTTAAGCTTTGCAGACATGGTCAACAGTCAAACCTCATACGTCGAATCAATCAACGGTTGGGTCCAAAACTGCATCATTCAACCTAAACAAAGTACGAAACGACGTGCCTTTTCCCCTCGACGAACCACGGGCCCACCTCTATTCGTCATTTGTCGGGATTGGTCAGCCGGGATCCAAGGTCTGCCAGCTCAGCAACTGAGCGACGCCATCAAAGCGTTTTTGTCTCATCTCCAGCAACATTCGGTCGACGAACCCGAGACGGGTTTGAATGGAGAGGAGGATAACGGTGAAGAAGCGACGCCAAATGATGATGAGACGTCGGTGAAACTGCGGTCGATGCATGCGAGTTTGACTAAAGTTTTGGATGGGTTGACCAAGTTTGCAGAGTGTTCATTGAAGATGTATGAAGATATTAAGCAGAAAAGTGAGAAGGCTCAAAATGCTTATTCTAATTACAGGCCACCAAGAGCTTATAGTATATGA
- the LOC110914827 gene encoding uncharacterized protein LOC110914827 has protein sequence MVRAVQMLNHNPLSDTLHNPRFFFQQPTHPSFYNTQQPNFGYFQNLLSMDAPPQSPAFDPYAYRSPQVPSTRGNVERPLPIHDDEDDEVVPETQNLGDDDEEDEYNVDEDAGNEEDDAREKKGKTVSEKWTKDQEEALAKAWVHCSTNKKKGNQQNRESFWRKILEHFNKTIGGSNRTVHQVRSKWNPMMAKINFFNGLYQQADRTRGSGCKDLDVMKVALKEFKERFPSGFQHIEAWEVVRRHEKWAQVPLMGEEGEGSAHKRKPVDVDLSIPDMNEDPSPQRAQRRDKRQATSSEGSSAELAAQFKVYTAMKEAKQAVELEAIELRKKRESEARELISAQLETMKNYNYDRDMKTFLKPHDDVPPSMLPFILARKREIANKYGWPCDF, from the exons atggttcgagcggtgcaaatgctcaaccacaaccccctttcggatacacttcacaacccccgtttttttttccaacaacctACACACCCCTCGTTCTACAACACCCAAcaacccaatttcggctattttcaaaatttgttatcaatggacgctcctcctcaatcccccgccttcgacccatatgCTTATCGTTCTCCACAagttccttctacacgaggaaatgtcGAACGTCCACTACCTATTCACGACGACGAGGACGAtgaggtagtgcccgaaactcaaaatttgggcgacgacgacgaggaagatgaatataatgtggatgaagacgcgggcaacgaagaagatgacgctcgggaaaaaaaagggaaaacggtgagcgaaaaatggacaaaggaccaagaagaggcgttggcgaaggcgtgggtacattgtTCTACCAACAAAAAAAAGGGCAATCAACAAAATCGCGAAAGTTTTTGGCGTAAAATTTTAGAGCATTTTAACAAAACTATcggtggaagtaaccggaccgttcatcaagtgcggtctaaatggaacccgatgatggcgaaaataaactttttcaacggcctataccaacaagcg gatcgcacacgaggaagcggatgtaaggatctcgacgtgatgaaagtcgcgttaaaagaatttaaagaaaGATTTCCAAGCGGTTTTCAACACATCGAggcgtgggaggtcgttcgaagacacgagaaatgggcccaagtcccattgatgggtgaggaaggtgaaggttcggcacataaaagaaagcccgttgacgtggacctttcgataccggatatgaacgaagatccctcgccacaaagagcacaacggcgagacaagcgtcaagctacatcgtccgagggaagctcggccgagttggcggcacaattcaaagtgtacaccgccatgaaagaagcgaagcaagcggtagaattggaggcgatcgaattgaggaaaaaaagagagtcggaggctcgcgagctcatatcggCACAACTcgagacgatgaaaaactacaattacgatcgagatatgaaaacattccttaagccgcacgacgatgttccgccaagtatgttgccgttcatcctcgcccgaaagcgagaaatcgctaacaagtacgggtggccatgcgatttctaa
- the LOC110910836 gene encoding protein DOWNSTREAM OF FLC, translating to MVKLLVIFALCLLPALSIAATLTDSPFRLKGRVYCDTCRAGFETSVTKYLAGAKVKVECRDRDSLNLRYTLEAVTDASGTYEMTVNSDHGDQKCECTLVSSPDPECKEPNIGRNRATVILTRNNGMNQNARYANAMGFLKTTPLAGCTELIKSYFAEDI from the exons ATGGTGAAACTGCTGGTCATCTTCGCTCTCTGCCTTCTTCCCGCGCTTTCCATCGCGGCCACACTCACCGATAGTCCATTCCGCCTCAAAGGTCGCGTCTACTGCGACACTTGCCGTGCAGGATTCGAAACATCTGTCACCAAATACTTGGCTG GTGCAAAGGTTAAGGTAGAATGCAGAGACAGGGACTCACTAAACCTGAGGTACACCTTAGAAGCGGTGACCGACGCGTCTGGAACCTACGAGATGACAGTTAACAGCGATCATGGCGATCAGAAATGCGAGTGCACCCTTGTGAGCAGCCCTGACCCTGAATGTAAGGAGCCTAACATTGGTCGTAACCGAGCCACCGTCATCCTTACCCGCAACAATGGGATGAACCAAAATGCTCGTTATGCAAATGCAATGGGCTTCTTGAAGACAACCCCCTTAGCTGGCTGCACGGAGCTCATCAAATCTTACTTTGCTGAGGACATCTAG